CGTATGTCATTGTCGATTCTGGTGTTGGATATGGCGCGTTTTCTGCATATTCAGTGGCTTCATCCACTTCCAGCTGTACACGGGCAAGCATATCTGCTTCCTTATGTTCGTCCAAGAGCCCGATCTCTCTCAAATAGGCAGCGAAAACAATTAACGGGTCTTTTTTCTTTGCTTCTTCCACTTCTTCTCTCGTACGATACACACGATCGTCATCGTCACTGGAGTGCGGAACAAGACGATACATAACGGCTTCAATCAGCGTTGGCCCTTGACCACTGCGCGCACGTTCAACCGCTTCTTTCATGACACGATAGACTTCAATCGGATCGTTTCCGTCCACACTGATTCCAGGGAAGCCGTAACCGATCGCACGGTCTGCTACACTTTCACAAGCCAACTGCTTATTCAGTGGTACAGAGATTGCGTATTTGTTGTTTTCGCAGAAAAAGATAACGGGTAGCTTGTGGACACCCGCAAAGTTCGCACCTTCGTGGAAGTCCCCCTGATTGCTGGA
The window above is part of the Brevibacillus antibioticus genome. Proteins encoded here:
- a CDS encoding thiamine pyrophosphate-dependent dehydrogenase E1 component subunit alpha, which translates into the protein MTTKRHEQVGLTDAQVLDMYYYMLLARKIDERQWLLNRAGKVPFVISCQGQEAAQVGAAFAMEKDRDFLCPYYRDLGLVLVFGQTARDCMLSAFAKAEDPNSGGRQMPGHFGGKKYNILTGSSPVTTQVPHAVGMALAGRMKQKDFVVYASFGEGSSNQGDFHEGANFAGVHKLPVIFFCENNKYAISVPLNKQLACESVADRAIGYGFPGISVDGNDPIEVYRVMKEAVERARSGQGPTLIEAVMYRLVPHSSDDDDRVYRTREEVEEAKKKDPLIVFAAYLREIGLLDEHKEADMLARVQLEVDEATEYAENAPYPTPESTMTYVYGE